In Nocardioides sp. InS609-2, a single genomic region encodes these proteins:
- a CDS encoding beta-eliminating lyase-related protein → MIDDLTTRVRTAVRTAGRGVFWHPTRTPAEVFTGLAEAADELGLTEWDVYGDDGAVAMLEEQIATLLGKEAAVFVPSGIMAQQAVLRVWCDRSGSRRVAIPDLSHLLTYEADGPQLLHGFEFEHLTTGREVATADHLAKVPGRLGAAMVELPLRDAGCLLPTLTELQELSAAALQRGVPLHFDGARLWESQANYDVPLAELAGLADSVYVSFYKGLAGLPGAAVAADTDVIDEVRLWRKRMGGALHRLTPLALSALVGLRDRLPHAAEELAWARAFADELADRGLRPYPEVPHTCIFEVYADAPADEMNERLLDLVLRTATGVSPPWRAADMPGTSVCEVSAYGQALQHDPAQVADWFGELAGRP, encoded by the coding sequence GTGATCGACGACCTCACGACCCGGGTGCGCACCGCGGTCCGCACGGCTGGCCGCGGAGTCTTCTGGCACCCGACTCGCACGCCGGCGGAGGTGTTCACGGGGCTGGCCGAGGCGGCCGACGAGCTCGGCCTCACCGAGTGGGACGTGTACGGCGACGACGGCGCGGTCGCCATGCTCGAGGAGCAGATCGCGACCTTGCTGGGCAAGGAGGCCGCCGTCTTCGTGCCCAGCGGGATCATGGCGCAGCAGGCCGTGCTGCGGGTCTGGTGCGACCGCAGCGGCTCGCGCCGGGTGGCCATCCCCGACCTCTCGCACCTGCTCACCTACGAGGCCGACGGTCCGCAGCTGTTGCACGGGTTCGAGTTCGAGCACCTGACGACCGGCCGCGAGGTGGCCACGGCTGACCACCTGGCCAAGGTCCCCGGGCGGCTGGGCGCGGCGATGGTCGAGCTGCCGCTGCGGGATGCCGGCTGCCTGCTGCCGACGCTGACCGAGCTGCAGGAGCTGTCGGCTGCGGCCCTTCAACGCGGCGTACCCCTGCACTTCGACGGCGCGCGGCTGTGGGAGAGCCAGGCGAACTACGACGTGCCGCTCGCCGAGCTGGCCGGACTCGCCGACTCGGTCTATGTCTCCTTCTACAAGGGCCTCGCCGGACTGCCGGGCGCGGCGGTCGCGGCCGACACCGATGTCATCGACGAGGTGCGGCTGTGGCGCAAGCGGATGGGCGGCGCCCTGCACCGGCTCACCCCGCTGGCGCTGAGCGCCCTTGTCGGCCTGCGCGACCGGCTCCCGCACGCCGCCGAGGAGCTGGCCTGGGCGCGCGCGTTCGCCGACGAGCTGGCGGACCGCGGACTCCGGCCGTACCCGGAGGTCCCGCACACCTGCATCTTCGAGGTGTACGCCGACGCGCCGGCCGACGAGATGAACGAGCGCTTGCTCGACCTCGTTCTACGGACGGCTACCGGGGTCAGCCCGCCCTGGCGGGCAGCCGACATGCCCGGCACCTCGGTGTGCGAGGTCTCGGCCTACGGCCAGGCCCTGCAGCACGATCCCGCGCAGGTGGCGGACTGGTTCGGAGAGCTGGCCGGGCGCCCGTAG